The DNA sequence CTGGACGATATACGCTTGGCAACAGCGATTTCGCCAAATCCTTAATAGAGTTACAGTATTTGGCCCGTATTCTTAAATACCGGGTAACTATCCTTCCGGCTTAACTTGTAGCTGTATTAAAATTTAAGAAAATCCAAAAGTTATGAAAACCGATATCCGCCTCATTTATATCGTTGACGACGAGCCCTTGCTCACAGACATGCTGTGTGATTACCTTAGTGACCTGGACGATCGGCTTCTTATCCGTCCCTTTGCTACCGGTGAGGCTTGTCTGGCAGCTATGAACGAGCGCCCCTCACTGATCATTCTCGACTATTACCTCAATTCACGGGAAAAAGACGCGGCCAACGGTATAGACATCCTTAGGAAAATCAAAGACCATAACAAGACCCTTCCGGTGGTGATGTTGTCTAGTCAGAAAAACTATGGTACTGCCGCCAGAACGATCCAGTACGGGGCCGTGCACTACGTGATCAAAGGGCAGGATGCCTTCGCCGAAATTTATGAACTCATTAAAGCAAATGTCTGATGACCGATCTCAGCTTTCTACAACACTTCACCAAGGGGGATACCGCCAAAATGAAGCGTTACATCAATATATACCTCACGGTAGCACCTAAAACCTTTCAACAAATGCAGCAGGCCGTCAGGACCCAGGATTGGGAGCAACTTCGTATCCAGGCTCACTCCCTTAAGCCACAGACTGATTATATGGGTATTCATGGCCTGAAAGCTGTTCTTGAAGATATTGAGAAAAATGTACTTGAAGAAAAATTTGAAAAAATCCATAAACTTTATGAAAAAGCATTGGCCATACACTCTGAATCAACTCCTCTTTTGAAATCATTTATTGATACTCCTTGAATTCAAAGTATA is a window from the Lewinella sp. LCG006 genome containing:
- a CDS encoding response regulator; the protein is MKTDIRLIYIVDDEPLLTDMLCDYLSDLDDRLLIRPFATGEACLAAMNERPSLIILDYYLNSREKDAANGIDILRKIKDHNKTLPVVMLSSQKNYGTAARTIQYGAVHYVIKGQDAFAEIYELIKANV
- a CDS encoding Hpt domain-containing protein yields the protein MTDLSFLQHFTKGDTAKMKRYINIYLTVAPKTFQQMQQAVRTQDWEQLRIQAHSLKPQTDYMGIHGLKAVLEDIEKNVLEEKFEKIHKLYEKALAIHSESTPLLKSFIDTP